A region from the Hypericibacter adhaerens genome encodes:
- a CDS encoding lysophospholipid acyltransferase family protein — translation MRKRLDRLYRQLATGFAFACFFLGGSVLAALLFPVLALSPHHRRQRTQRVIQAVFRFYLAMLQRLGLIRLQIEGRAKLDGSRGRLVIANHPSLLDVVMLMALTPNAQCIVKHELWDNRYLGGLMRRAEYIRNDLEGPALIGACRQALDEGANIIVFPEGTRSSPGVLPRFHRGFANIATLTQAEILPVVITCTPPTLRKGERWWTVPARRPTFRVVVGECLETSRFRTERHRSVDSRRLVAQMEAYYAERLANV, via the coding sequence TTGCGGAAGCGGCTTGATCGCCTCTATCGCCAGCTTGCGACCGGCTTCGCGTTCGCCTGCTTTTTCCTGGGCGGCAGCGTCCTGGCAGCCCTGCTGTTTCCGGTGCTGGCCTTGTCGCCCCATCATCGCCGCCAGCGCACGCAGCGCGTGATCCAGGCGGTCTTCCGCTTCTATCTCGCCATGCTGCAGCGCCTGGGGTTGATCCGGCTGCAGATCGAGGGGCGCGCCAAGCTCGATGGCTCGCGCGGCCGGCTGGTCATCGCCAACCACCCGTCGCTGCTCGACGTGGTCATGCTCATGGCGCTCACGCCCAACGCGCAATGCATCGTCAAGCATGAGCTCTGGGACAATCGCTATCTCGGCGGCCTCATGCGCCGCGCGGAATATATCCGCAACGACCTGGAGGGTCCGGCCTTGATCGGCGCCTGCCGCCAGGCGCTTGACGAAGGGGCCAACATTATCGTCTTTCCCGAAGGCACGCGCAGCAGCCCGGGGGTCCTGCCGCGGTTTCACCGTGGCTTCGCCAACATCGCCACGCTGACGCAAGCGGAGATCCTGCCGGTCGTGATCACCTGCACGCCGCCGACCTTGCGCAAGGGTGAGCGTTGGTGGACCGTGCCGGCACGGCGCCCGACCTTCCGGGTCGTCGTCGGGGAGTGCCTGGAAACCAGCCGCTTCAGGACGGAGCGC